From one Streptomyces sp. Q6 genomic stretch:
- a CDS encoding acyl-CoA carboxylase subunit beta, which produces MTVLDDTASNPGDEPTDARGRVAELHAIREQALRGPSDKATEAQHKKGKLTARERIELLLDEGSFNEVEQLRRHRAVGFGLEAKKPYTDGVITGWGTVEGRTVFVYAHDFRIFGGALGEAHATKIHKIMDMAIAAGAPLVSLNDGAGARIQEGVSALAGYGGIFQRNTKASGVIPQISVMLGPCAGGAAYSPALTDFVFMVRETSQMFITGPDVVKAVTGEEITQNGLGGADVHAETSGVCHFAYDDEETCIAEVRYLISLLPQNNRENPPTVESDDPADRRSEILLDLVPADGNRPYDMTKVIEELVDDGDYLEVHERWARNIICALARLDGQVVGIVANQPQSLAGVLDIEASEKAARFVQMCDAFNIPIVTLLDVPGFLPGVDQEHGGIIRHGAKLLYAYCNATVPRISLILRKAYGGAYIVMDSQSIGADLTYAWPTNEIAVMGAEGAANVIFRRQIAEAEDPEAMRARMVKEYKSELMHPYYAAERGLVDDVIDPAGTREVLIRSLAMLRTKHADLPSRKHGNPPQ; this is translated from the coding sequence ATGACCGTTTTGGACGACACCGCCTCGAACCCCGGGGACGAGCCCACCGACGCACGGGGGCGCGTGGCCGAGCTGCACGCCATCCGCGAGCAGGCACTGCGCGGACCCAGCGACAAGGCGACCGAGGCCCAGCACAAGAAGGGCAAGCTGACGGCGCGCGAGCGCATCGAGCTGCTCCTCGACGAGGGGTCGTTCAACGAGGTCGAGCAGCTGCGCCGGCACCGCGCCGTCGGGTTCGGCCTGGAGGCCAAGAAGCCGTACACCGACGGTGTCATCACCGGCTGGGGCACGGTCGAGGGCCGCACGGTCTTCGTCTACGCGCACGACTTCCGCATCTTCGGCGGCGCCCTGGGCGAGGCCCACGCCACGAAGATCCACAAGATCATGGACATGGCCATCGCGGCCGGTGCCCCGCTGGTCTCGCTGAACGACGGCGCGGGCGCCCGCATCCAGGAGGGCGTCTCCGCCCTCGCCGGATACGGCGGCATCTTCCAGCGCAACACCAAGGCGTCCGGCGTCATCCCGCAGATCTCGGTGATGCTCGGCCCGTGCGCCGGCGGCGCGGCCTACAGCCCGGCCCTCACGGACTTCGTCTTCATGGTCCGCGAGACCTCGCAGATGTTCATCACCGGCCCCGACGTGGTCAAGGCGGTGACGGGCGAGGAGATCACCCAGAACGGCCTGGGCGGCGCCGACGTCCACGCCGAGACCAGCGGCGTCTGCCACTTCGCGTACGACGACGAAGAGACCTGCATCGCCGAGGTCCGCTACCTGATCTCGCTGCTCCCGCAGAACAACCGGGAGAACCCGCCGACCGTCGAGTCGGACGACCCGGCGGACCGCCGCTCGGAGATCCTCCTGGACCTGGTCCCGGCCGACGGCAACCGCCCGTACGACATGACCAAGGTCATCGAGGAGCTCGTCGACGACGGCGACTACCTCGAGGTCCACGAGCGCTGGGCGCGCAACATCATCTGCGCCCTGGCCCGCCTGGACGGCCAGGTCGTCGGCATCGTCGCCAACCAGCCGCAGTCCCTCGCGGGTGTCCTCGACATCGAGGCCTCCGAAAAAGCTGCCCGCTTCGTCCAGATGTGCGACGCTTTCAACATCCCCATCGTGACGCTGCTCGACGTCCCGGGCTTCCTGCCCGGCGTCGACCAGGAGCACGGCGGGATCATCCGGCACGGCGCGAAGCTGCTGTACGCGTACTGCAACGCCACGGTGCCGCGGATCTCCCTCATCCTGCGCAAGGCCTACGGAGGTGCGTACATCGTCATGGACTCCCAGTCCATCGGCGCCGACCTCACGTACGCCTGGCCGACCAACGAGATCGCGGTCATGGGCGCGGAAGGCGCGGCCAACGTGATCTTCCGCCGTCAGATCGCGGAGGCCGAGGACCCCGAGGCCATGCGGGCGCGCATGGTCAAGGAGTACAAGTCCGAGCTGATGCACCCGTACTACGCGGCCGAGCGCGGCCTGGTCGACGACGTGATCGACCCCGCCGGGACCCGCGAGGTCCTGATCCGCTCCCTGGCGATGCTGCGCACCAAGCACGCCGACCTGCCGTCGCGCAAGCACGGCAACCCCCCGCAGTAA
- a CDS encoding acyl-CoA carboxylase subunit epsilon, with translation MSTPDIRVEKGHADPEEVAAITAILVARAAAAPEAPVAHSVHQNRAGWRRLEREPGFRAPHSWR, from the coding sequence ATGTCCACGCCTGACATCCGTGTCGAGAAGGGCCACGCCGACCCCGAGGAAGTCGCGGCCATCACCGCGATCCTCGTGGCCCGCGCCGCCGCCGCCCCCGAGGCCCCGGTGGCCCACAGCGTCCACCAGAACCGCGCCGGCTGGCGCCGCCTGGAGCGCGAGCCCGGCTTCCGCGCCCCGCACAGCTGGCGCTGA